The genomic region CCCGTTTGCGTTGCCGCCGATCACGGTAGGCATACATATAGGACTTCATGACTTGCTGTTTTGCCGTTCGAAACAGACGGTGTTTCGATCCGAAGTAACCACGCGCCAGCTTCAGCACCTTTTTCCGCCGGCGGCGGGTAACAGGACCACCTTTCACACGTGCCATGTTTCTATCCCTCCACTCGATCTCCTTTTTGTGGTTGGTACATCCGCTTCAGGTGTCACGCTTATTTTATTTGTTGTACAGCAATTGCGCGATGCGTTTCGTATCTCCCTTGCTGACAACAGCCGCATGTCCAAGCCGACGCTTGCGCGTGGATGGTTTTCCGGACAACAAGTGGCTGATGTTGGCGCGGCGGCGGATCAGCTTCCCCGTTCCGCTCTTTTTCAGCCGCTTCGCCGCTCCGCGATGGGTTTTCATCTTGGGCATGACAGGTACTCCTTTCAACATGTAAAATTGCATGAAAATGACGGTACACCGTATCAGTGATTTTTGGGCGCCAGGATAATCATCATGCTGCGCCCTTCCATATTGGGCTTCTTCTCAACCACAGCCAGATCGCCGACGTCCTCGATCACCCGTTCCAAAACCCGCCTGCCGATATCAGCATGTGTAATCTGCCGACCGCGAAACCGAACGCTTACCTTCACCTTATCCCCATGTTGCAAGAACTTCACGATGCTTTTCAGTTTGGTCTGAAGGTCATGTTCTTCAATGGTCGGAGACAGGCGCACCTCTTTAATCGTGATGATTTTTTGGTTTTTGCGGGCCTCTTTCTCACGCTTCGACTGCTCGTATCGAAATTTCCCGTAGTCCATAATCCGGCAAACGGGGGGCTTGGCATGAGGAGCGACATTGACCAGATCCAGATTTTTTTCCTCTGCAATCCGCAACGCTTCTCTCA from Bacillus thermozeamaize harbors:
- a CDS encoding translation initiation factor IF-3; this encodes MVNENIRAREVRLIDSNGEQLGIVPLREALRIAEEKNLDLVNVAPHAKPPVCRIMDYGKFRYEQSKREKEARKNQKIITIKEVRLSPTIEEHDLQTKLKSIVKFLQHGDKVKVSVRFRGRQITHADIGRRVLERVIEDVGDLAVVEKKPNMEGRSMMIILAPKNH
- a CDS encoding 50S ribosomal protein L35, with product MPKMKTHRGAAKRLKKSGTGKLIRRRANISHLLSGKPSTRKRRLGHAAVVSKGDTKRIAQLLYNK